A region of the Paramormyrops kingsleyae isolate MSU_618 chromosome 6, PKINGS_0.4, whole genome shotgun sequence genome:
AGCAAACCTCTCCTTCTGCCTTGCCAAAATAAACGTGGTTGCCAGATTGTATTACCTTTTTCCACATCCAGGTGTTGTACAATCaatttttgaatttttaaaaacgaCTACTTTTGCAGCGGTACATTTTGTACTTCAACGATAAATCCACTTCATTCAgcggatgaatgaatgaataagcTATATATAGTTGTTTTTATTCTTGAATGTACGGAATCAGCATCCTGCATATAAATGGCAACCCTGCATCCAGGTCACATGGCATTTAGTAAGACTGGTAATAGCCTTTAGCTACATAGTGAATGGGGGTTAGTCAGAATGAACTGATTTCGTTTATTGATGTTACATTCGTATGGGATTTTAAAAGTAATTATGATCAATTACATGATACGTAGGAGACAGCATGGGActagggtttgagtctctgccatggcaccatgtgtgtggggtttgtaGGTTCTCCCTGTATTGTTGAGGGGGGAACTCCGGATCCCCCAGcccagttcaaaaacatgctcagggtaattggagttaccaaattggtgggttgatgggttggcaccccatgctgggttgttccctgacttgtgcccatagcttttgggataggctccagaccccccacaaccctgagtaggacaagtgggtacatAAAATGGATGGACCTCCAGGAGAAAACAATTGAAATTTAACAGGTACTCAATCAATTTGCATAATCTTCGACTTGATGTATTCCTTGCCTGCTACATTTCAAAGCGGTAATTTTgttacactgtttttttttctcttcctgaTGTAATACGTTGGGGTATCTTCAGTGAGAGCGTCAGACTGCTCTCTTGCGGGTGATTTCAAGTTTATGTTCGTCGTATAGTTTCTATACAACAGTGGCCTGCGTTGTGTCGTTGTTGTGTATTTCAGCAGTGAGGCTCACTACAGAGTGCTCCACTTGTACAATGTCCTCTGTGGGTTTGGGGCTCTTGTTCTCTGGGCTGGGTAGCTGTCGAGGCCTGAGTTGCAGGGGGATGGGGAAACAATCCAGAGGGGCATACTCGATGCGGCATAAGGTGTCCTCGCTATCACTGTTATATCCAGGGTTGCCAGTTCCGCCTCCTGAGCAGCCGGACCACAACTCCTCTTGGTTCAAGTTGATCTGCCCCGCAAGAGGCCACAGTTGCTCAGTTTGAACTTCCTTCTCGCTGTGACCTATCACATTGCTGAGCCCCATCCTCCTTCCTTCTTCCAGACTGGGTTCTACTTTCCGGAAAGTATGGCGAGCAAAAAGGCTGATGCAGAACATCTCCACAATCACAGAATAGTGGTATATCACTGCAAGAAAATAGGAGCATATTTAACATAGGAGTCATCATATAGTATTCATTATATCGTTAACTAGCAGGTAACTAGTGGTGTACACTTAGTTTAtgactatccatccatccattttacaaACTgtttatccttctgggtcgtgggggggtccggagcctatcccggaagctacaggcatgaggtggggaacaacccagggtggggggccagcccattgcagggcacactctcacacaccattcactcacacatgcacacctatgggcaatttagtaactccaattagcctcagcatgtctttggactgtggggggaaaccggagtacccggaggaaaccccacgacaacacggggagaacatgcaaactccacacgcatgtaacccaggtggagactggaacctgggtcccagaggtgtgaggcaacagtgctaaccactgacCCACCATCCCGCCCCTAGTGTATGATTAATGGAACATAATTCCCCAGACAGACCCCAGTTTCAAACCAGTTCCCGTTACACATTGACACCTACACTGGGACCGCATTAGGTAGGAGAAAGGGGGTGTGCAGGGGAACAATTTCAGAGCTCCCATGGTCTCCAAGATTCCACTCTGAAGTCCACATAGAACCAGCACCACAATGATGCAGACAAACTTGGCCTGTAGCCCATAGCCATGCAGGACTCTTTTGGTTGCCTTATAGAAGAGCAAGTAGCCATAAAAGGACAAGAAGGTTGAAATGGCAATGATGGCGTTGACATACAGATTGGGATTCACAGAATCAACCTGAGGAAAGACATAAAGCACAATATGAAGAATAGTTAAAGGGATTCTGGAAGTAGGTTCCTTATCAATCAACTGACCAAATTAAGCTataatttgaataataaaacatctGCGTCAAACACAAGTGGTCAGTAGGTATAGACCACAATTTACTCACATCTCCATAGTCATATTGTTCATCTGTCCAGAGAACCAGCGTGATGAAGAAAAGGATGGTCCTCACCACAGACAGCTGGAGGACGGCTACCATCATCCATCCAAGGGTGGTCCTGAATGAACAGCAGATGATTCTTCCACCATTGTTTCCCATTCTAAACTTATCTTCTGATCTGATCTCGCCAGGTACTTtcaattaacaaaaaataaagattcCTCAGATTAACTGAAAAAGTCAGTAATTATCTAACTAAATTGGGAAGGAAACCTTTTTAACCTGCATATATGATTAACAACACAGACGGTGTATATGCAGTGAGAAATAACCTAAACCAAGTGTCTTGTTTCACAGTCTAAGTAACTCATTTGAAAATCCAATGCAATGATGTGGCACCTGTTGCTCAGTGGTACCTGTTAAAGGTTATCAAAGGGATgcagcagcagaagcagcaggGAAATGGGTTGGGATAAATTGGCTGGCCAGCCAAGGCCTCCAGCATTCTGTCCTTGCCTCCAAAGAAGTCTGTGATGAGCCCCATGAACTTCAGCAATGTGGTGGAGTGATATCTTTATGGAGAGACCAAGAAGTATTTCACTAGAAAACTGAAAGCCATTTCATGCACTTTCTAGTTTGCAGAAATTCTTATCctgaataaaaaaatgtaatgacaCAAGCATTCAAAAAATGCAACGTTGTAAAACTTACACAGAAGCTATAAAATTACAGAGTGAAGATGAGCGAGGCACATATAAAGCAGTTATGGAGGTCAGTCCAAAAACCTGCAGCAGAGACAAGTGGAAAACAGGTGTGAGAGAATCCAGGATGCACCTCTCATAATGGAAGTAGCTTGAACACAGCAGGCGACTGTACCGGATACATGCCCAGGATCCACAGGGAGAGGCGTCTGCGTCTGGAGGACACCGCGTGTCTGAGAAAGAACCCGATCTCCTCCAGGAACAAGGTCAGCATGATGAAGGCCAGGCCGGCGGGAAAGAGGAACACCCACAGCTCATTCTTGATCACTGCAGTTAGATATagcatgctgaggttaattgcagTTACCAGATTACCCATGGGTGTGCATATGCGAGTGAATGGTCTGTGAGTGTGCTGAGTGAATGGTCTGTGAGTGTGCTGAGTGAATGGTCTGTGAGTGTGCTGAGTGAATGGTCTGTGAGTGTGCTGAGTGAATGGTCTGTGAGTGTGCTGAGTGAATGGTCTGTGAGTGTGCTGAGTGAATGGTCTGTGAGTGTGCAGAGTGAATGGTCTGTGAGTGTGCTGAGTGAATGGTCTGTGAGTGTGCTGAGTGAATGGTCTGTGAGTGTGCTGAGTGAATGGTCTGTGAGTGTGCTGAGTGAATGGTCTGTGAGTGTGCAGAGTGAATGCCGTGCTGCTGTGGACTGACTGAATGTGTACAGTATGACCTGAGTCTAGTTTGCAGACCCACAATGCAGTAAAC
Encoded here:
- the LOC111847814 gene encoding organic solute transporter subunit alpha; the protein is MMGRGSNCSWPGAEIPLSSELFAVIKNELWVFLFPAGLAFIMLTLFLEEIGFFLRHAVSSRRRRLSLWILGMYPVFGLTSITALYVPRSSSLCNFIASVYHSTTLLKFMGLITDFFGGKDRMLEALAGQPIYPNPFPCCFCCCIPLITFNRTTLGWMMVAVLQLSVVRTILFFITLVLWTDEQYDYGDVDSVNPNLYVNAIIAISTFLSFYGYLLFYKATKRVLHGYGLQAKFVCIIVVLVLCGLQSGILETMGALKLFPCTPPFSYLMRSQLIYHYSVIVEMFCISLFARHTFRKVEPSLEEGRRMGLSNVIGHSEKEVQTEQLWPLAGQINLNQEELWSGCSGGGTGNPGYNSDSEDTLCRIEYAPLDCFPIPLQLRPRQLPSPENKSPKPTEDIVQVEHSVVSLTAEIHNNDTTQATVV